TATAACCCGCTGGTGCAGGATCTCAACCGCGCGCTGACTGCCCCAAACGCCACGCACTGGTTTGGCACCGACGAATTTGGTCGGGATATTTTCAGCCGACTGGTTTATGGCTCGCGCATCACGCTCTACATCGTGCTGCTGGTGTCGGTCACGGTAGGCCCGCTGGGCCTGCTGCTTGGCGTCGCCGCTGGATATTTCGGCGGTAAAGTCGACATGGTGCTGATGCGCATCACCGATATTTTCATCTCGTTCCCAAGCCTGGTGCTGGCGTTGGCGTTTGTGGCGGCACTCGGCCCCGGCCTTGAACACGTCGTGATTGCGATTACGCTCACTGCCTGGCCGCCGATTGCACGCCTGGCGCGGGCGGAAACGCTCTCGTTGCGCCAGACCGATTTTATCTCTGCGGTGCGTCTGCAAGGGGCATCTCCAGTACGTGTGTTATGGCGTCACATCGTCCCGCTGTGCATGCCCTCGGTGATTATTCGTATCACCATGAACATGGCGGGCATCATTCTGACCGCCGCCGGTTTGGGCTTCTTAGGCCTTGGCGCACAGCCGCCAGAGCCGGAGTGGGGGGCGATGATCTCCAGCGGACGCACCTACATGATGGAGTGTTGGTGGGTAGTAACGATTCCGGGGCTGGCGATTTTAATCAACAGTCTGGCATTCAACTTCTTGGGAGATGGCCTACGTGACATCCTCGATCCTCGCAGCGAATAACGCGCCGCATCTG
This DNA window, taken from Scandinavium goeteborgense, encodes the following:
- a CDS encoding ABC transporter permease → MTVSFGTPQLTAADERSLRVKRAGLRAVGFIGKMARNPLTAIGGGIVFLLLMVALFAPWIAPYNPLVQDLNRALTAPNATHWFGTDEFGRDIFSRLVYGSRITLYIVLLVSVTVGPLGLLLGVAAGYFGGKVDMVLMRITDIFISFPSLVLALAFVAALGPGLEHVVIAITLTAWPPIARLARAETLSLRQTDFISAVRLQGASPVRVLWRHIVPLCMPSVIIRITMNMAGIILTAAGLGFLGLGAQPPEPEWGAMISSGRTYMMECWWVVTIPGLAILINSLAFNFLGDGLRDILDPRSE